One stretch of Nymphaea colorata isolate Beijing-Zhang1983 unplaced genomic scaffold, ASM883128v2 scaffold0274, whole genome shotgun sequence DNA includes these proteins:
- the LOC116268422 gene encoding mannan endo-1,4-beta-mannosidase — MKYLLVLALCLTASLAFDKLVNPNASPEAQRLYQTLIDNYGKFVLSGQTTFHYDDFVNQIHEVPMVRGFDMQNYSPHNPWYNWQPADDGTVDSAINWYHTTTKGQGIVTFFWHWFSPFGGQLRTSTFYTNYTDFDVSKAVVANTAEYNATMRDIDAIAVQLKKLQASKIPVLWRPLHEAGGKWFWWGAKGSASALSLYRIMFDRITGYHNINNLIWVWSTPEADWYPGNLRVDLLGYDSYPGSYNYDCLQNMYNQLNKIVQGQKMIAMTENGPIPEMENCLRQGVKWGLFMSWSDLVFSQNSVDHIKAIYANPVVKTLTHLLETPTEASAGRRKPAGDLSLLTSYNYM; from the coding sequence atgaaaTATCTCCTAGTGCTTGCCTTGTGCCTTACTGCAAGTCTCGCCTTTGATAAACTGGTCAATCCCAATGCTTCTCCCGAGGCTCAGCGCCTCTACCAGACGCTGATTGACAATTACGGTAAGTTTGTCCTGTCAGGCCAGACCACTTTCCACTATGATGATTTCGTGAACCAGATCCATGAAGTCCCAATGGTCAGAGGCTTTGACATGCAGAACTATTCTCCCCACAATCCTTGGTACAACTGGCAGCCAGCCGATGATGGCACCGTGGATTCGGCTATCAACTGGTATCACACAACTACAAAAGGACAAGGAATTGTTACATTTTTCTGGCATTGGTTTTCGCCCTTCGGAGGCCAGCTCAGGACCAGCACTTTCTATACAAACTATACCGATTTTGATGTCTCGAAAGCTGTGGTGGCAAATACTGCAGAGTACAATGCCACCATGAGGGACATTGATGCGATTGCAGTCCAGCTCAAGAAGCTTCAAGCCAGTAAGATTCCCGTCCTTTGGAGACCCTTACATGAAGCTGGAGGAAAATGGTTCTGGTGGGGTGCCAAAGGAAGCGCTTCTGCCCTCTCACTGTACCGTATCATGTTCGATCGCATCACCGGCTACCACAATATCAACAACTTGATATGGGTTTGGAGCACTCCTGAAGCAGATTGGTATCCAGGAAACCTCAGAGTAGATTTGCTTGGCTATGACAGTTACCCTGGCAGTTACAATTACGATTGCTTACAGAACATGTACAACCAGTTGAACAAGATCGTGCAGGGCCAAAAGATGATAGCCATGACTGAAAACGGCCCCATTCCTGAAATGGAGAACTGCCTCAGACAGGGCGTCAAGTGGGGACTCTTCATGTCCTGGAGCGATTTGGTCTTCTCCCAGAACAGCGTCGACCACATCAAGGCCATCTACGCCAATCCCGTCGTCAAGACACTCACCCACCTTCTAGAAACCCCCACGGAGGCCTCAGCAGGGAGGAGGAAGCCAGCAGGTGATCTTAGCCTTTTAACCTCatataattatatgtaa